The following proteins are co-located in the Bradyrhizobium sp. AZCC 2176 genome:
- a CDS encoding NAD(P)/FAD-dependent oxidoreductase has product MSTTSQHVAIIGAGPAGLMAAEVLAQGGAYVTVYDAMAAAGRKFLMAGRGGLNLTHSEPLPQFLARYREAVPHLKAAIEAFPPSALRDWSEALGQETFVGSSGRVFPKAFKASPLLRAWLRRLDSRGARLALHHRWTGWDEQGRLHFQAPDGPQVFATGATVLALGGASWPRLGSDGAWAETLAAKGVKISPLQPANCGFTIAWSDIFRDRFEGQPLKGVTLIFGEHSVRGEAVVTRSGIEGGAIYALSAELREAIDRSGQATLRIALRPDLDMNELIARVSAPRGKQSQSNFLRKAANLSPVAIGLLHEAAKASGASLASLSPTGLASLINAAPIKLTGVAPIARAISTAGGIAFSEIDGDFMLRRLSGVFAAGEMLDWEAPTGGYLLQASFATGAAAGHGALKWLNRKI; this is encoded by the coding sequence ATGTCTACAACGTCACAACACGTCGCCATCATCGGCGCCGGCCCCGCCGGCCTGATGGCGGCCGAAGTGCTCGCGCAGGGCGGTGCTTATGTCACCGTCTACGACGCGATGGCCGCCGCCGGCCGCAAGTTCCTGATGGCGGGAAGAGGCGGGCTGAACCTCACGCACAGCGAGCCATTGCCGCAATTCCTCGCGCGGTACCGCGAGGCGGTGCCGCATCTGAAAGCTGCGATCGAAGCGTTCCCGCCGAGCGCCTTGCGTGACTGGAGCGAAGCGCTGGGGCAGGAAACATTTGTCGGCTCCAGCGGTCGCGTCTTCCCGAAAGCCTTCAAGGCCTCACCATTGCTGCGCGCATGGCTGCGGCGGCTGGACTCGAGGGGCGCAAGACTGGCGCTGCATCACCGCTGGACCGGCTGGGATGAGCAGGGCCGTCTGCATTTTCAAGCGCCGGATGGACCGCAAGTCTTCGCGACGGGCGCGACCGTACTAGCCCTTGGCGGTGCAAGCTGGCCGCGGTTGGGTTCGGATGGCGCGTGGGCGGAGACACTCGCCGCCAAAGGGGTGAAGATATCGCCGCTGCAACCGGCCAATTGCGGCTTTACGATTGCCTGGTCGGATATCTTTCGCGATCGATTCGAAGGTCAGCCGCTCAAGGGCGTGACGCTCATCTTTGGTGAGCATAGCGTGCGCGGTGAAGCCGTCGTGACGCGCTCCGGCATCGAAGGCGGCGCGATCTATGCGCTGTCGGCCGAGTTGCGCGAGGCGATCGATCGGTCGGGACAAGCAACACTGCGCATTGCGCTGCGACCCGATCTCGATATGAACGAGTTGATCGCGAGGGTTTCTGCGCCGAGGGGTAAGCAATCCCAGTCCAACTTCCTGCGCAAAGCCGCAAATCTTTCCCCGGTCGCAATCGGCTTGTTGCACGAGGCAGCCAAGGCATCCGGCGCTTCCCTTGCGTCGCTGTCGCCGACGGGCCTCGCTAGCCTGATCAATGCCGCCCCGATCAAACTCACTGGCGTTGCACCGATCGCACGGGCGATCTCGACCGCGGGCGGAATTGCGTTCAGTGAAATCGACGGTGACTTCATGCTCCGCCGTTTATCCGGCGTGTTCGCGGCGGGCGAGATGCTGGACTGGGAAGCGCCGACCGGCGGCTATCTGTTGCAGGCGTCGTTTGCGACGGGAGCGGCGGCCGGGCACGGCGCGTTGAAGTGGCTAAACCGAAAAATCTAA
- a CDS encoding D-TA family PLP-dependent enzyme: MTTPLAAKIAREYGTPCAVIDLDRVERNIARIQMACDTAGVANRPHIKTHKSPLLAQMQVAAGAKGITCQKLGEAEVMAEAGIDDILISYNLIGEEKMARLAALQAKANMTVAADNSTVIAGLPQAAAASGRPLSVVVECDTGRKRAGVETPGEAIALAREIAASQGLQFAGFMLYPTETGWAEAQKFYDEALAGIRTHGLDAAMVSTGGSPNLKNLGKLKGATEHRPGTYIYNDRMQVAAGVASWDDCALNIYSTVVSRAGPDRGILDAGSKTLTSDPGGGLDGYGLILEHPEAKIARFAEEHGFLDLARSNTRPVVGDVVRIVPNHVCVVVNMMDEVVMVRGEQIIGTLPVAARGKLR; encoded by the coding sequence ATGACCACCCCCCTCGCCGCCAAGATCGCCCGTGAATACGGCACGCCCTGCGCCGTGATCGACCTGGACCGTGTCGAGCGCAATATCGCGCGGATCCAGATGGCCTGCGACACGGCCGGCGTCGCCAACCGACCGCACATCAAGACCCACAAGAGTCCCTTGCTGGCGCAGATGCAGGTCGCAGCCGGCGCCAAGGGCATCACCTGCCAGAAGCTCGGCGAGGCCGAAGTGATGGCGGAAGCCGGCATCGACGACATCCTGATCAGCTACAATCTGATCGGCGAGGAGAAAATGGCCCGCCTCGCCGCGCTGCAGGCCAAGGCCAACATGACGGTCGCCGCCGACAATTCGACCGTGATCGCGGGCCTGCCGCAGGCCGCCGCCGCGTCGGGACGCCCGCTGTCGGTTGTGGTCGAGTGCGACACCGGGCGCAAGCGCGCCGGCGTCGAAACACCGGGCGAAGCGATTGCGCTGGCCCGTGAGATCGCAGCCTCCCAGGGGCTGCAGTTTGCGGGCTTCATGCTGTACCCAACCGAGACCGGCTGGGCCGAGGCGCAGAAGTTTTACGACGAGGCGCTGGCCGGCATTCGCACGCACGGGCTCGATGCGGCGATGGTCTCGACCGGCGGCTCGCCGAACCTAAAAAACCTCGGCAAGCTCAAGGGCGCGACCGAGCATCGTCCCGGCACCTACATCTACAACGACCGCATGCAGGTCGCCGCCGGCGTCGCCAGTTGGGACGATTGCGCGCTCAACATCTATTCCACCGTGGTCAGCCGCGCCGGCCCGGACCGCGGCATCCTTGACGCCGGCTCGAAAACGCTAACCTCGGATCCCGGCGGCGGGCTCGACGGTTACGGGCTGATTCTGGAACACCCCGAAGCCAAGATCGCGCGCTTTGCGGAAGAGCACGGCTTCCTCGATCTGGCCCGCAGCAACACGCGGCCAGTCGTCGGCGACGTCGTGCGGATCGTGCCCAACCACGTCTGCGTCGTCGTCAACATGATGGACGAAGTGGTGATGGTGCGCGGCGAGCAGATCATCGGCACGCTGCCGGTCGCGGCGCGGGGGAAGTTGCGGTAG
- a CDS encoding ABC-F family ATP-binding cassette domain-containing protein, whose product MAPPLIQLKDIRLTFGGTPLLSGVELSVSSGERVCLIGRNGSGKSTLLKIAAGLVEPDGGNRFVQPGATIRYLPQEPDFGDHKTTLAYVEAGLGPGDDHYQARYLVEQLGLSGDEDPAHVSGGEARRAALARVLAPSPDILLLDEPTNHLDLPTIEWLEGELQSRRCALVIISHDRRFLSNLSRSTAWLDRGQIRQIDRGFSAFEAWRDEVLAEEERDQHKLDRKIVNEEHWLRYGVSGRRKRNVKRLGNLHALRDQRRDYRGATGNANLAAAEADKSGRLVIEAKNVAKAYGERKIVEGFSTRVQRGDRIGIVGPNGAGKTTLVHLLIGNDPPDSGTIRLGANIEMATLDQHRESLDPKSTLAEAMTGGRGDHVMVGGKPRHVIGYMKDFLFAQEQRGTPLEALSGGERGRLMLARALAKPSNLLVLDEPTNDLDLETLDVLEEMLGDYEGTVILISHDRDFLDRVVTSVIVPEGNGRWIEYAGGYTDMLAQRGEDLSREAPKPTPPAEEKKEAKAATPSAAPKRRLNFNEKHALETLPKTIAKLHAEIAKQQKMLDDPDLYAKDRKKFDAASAAMAKAQEELAAAEDRWLELEVLREEIEQA is encoded by the coding sequence ATGGCGCCACCGCTGATCCAGTTGAAGGATATAAGGCTGACGTTTGGCGGCACGCCGCTGCTGTCGGGCGTCGAGTTGTCGGTGTCATCGGGTGAGCGCGTCTGCCTGATCGGGCGCAACGGCTCCGGCAAATCGACGCTGCTCAAGATCGCCGCCGGCCTCGTCGAGCCCGATGGCGGCAACCGCTTCGTGCAGCCGGGCGCCACCATCCGCTATCTGCCGCAGGAGCCTGATTTCGGCGACCACAAGACGACGCTGGCCTATGTCGAGGCGGGCCTCGGCCCGGGCGACGATCATTACCAGGCGCGCTATCTCGTCGAACAGCTTGGGCTTTCCGGCGATGAAGATCCCGCGCACGTCTCGGGTGGCGAGGCCCGCCGCGCGGCGCTGGCACGCGTGCTGGCTCCCTCGCCCGATATCCTGCTGCTGGACGAGCCGACCAACCATCTGGACCTTCCCACCATCGAATGGCTGGAAGGCGAACTGCAAAGCCGCCGCTGTGCGCTCGTCATTATCAGCCACGACCGTCGTTTCCTGTCCAACCTGTCGCGCTCGACCGCCTGGCTCGACCGCGGCCAGATCCGGCAGATCGACCGCGGCTTCTCGGCGTTCGAAGCCTGGCGCGACGAGGTGCTGGCGGAAGAAGAGCGCGACCAGCACAAGCTCGACCGCAAGATCGTCAACGAGGAGCACTGGCTGCGCTACGGCGTCTCCGGCCGGCGCAAGCGCAACGTCAAGCGGCTCGGCAATCTGCACGCGCTGCGCGACCAGCGGCGCGATTATCGTGGTGCGACCGGCAACGCCAATCTCGCCGCTGCGGAAGCCGACAAATCCGGCCGGCTGGTGATCGAAGCCAAGAACGTCGCCAAGGCCTATGGCGAGCGAAAGATCGTCGAAGGCTTCTCGACCCGTGTGCAGCGCGGCGACCGGATCGGCATCGTCGGGCCCAACGGGGCCGGCAAGACCACGCTGGTCCACCTCCTGATCGGCAACGATCCGCCGGATAGCGGCACAATCCGGCTTGGCGCCAATATCGAAATGGCGACGCTCGACCAGCACCGCGAAAGCCTCGATCCGAAATCGACGCTGGCCGAAGCCATGACCGGCGGCCGCGGTGACCACGTCATGGTCGGCGGCAAGCCCAGGCACGTCATCGGCTACATGAAGGACTTTCTGTTCGCGCAGGAGCAACGCGGCACACCGCTGGAAGCGCTCTCCGGCGGCGAGCGCGGCCGGCTGATGCTGGCCCGTGCGCTGGCGAAACCGTCGAACCTGCTGGTGCTCGACGAACCGACCAATGACCTCGACCTCGAGACGCTTGACGTGCTCGAGGAAATGCTCGGCGACTATGAGGGCACGGTGATCCTGATCAGCCACGACCGCGACTTCCTGGATCGGGTGGTGACGTCGGTGATCGTGCCCGAGGGCAACGGCCGCTGGATCGAATATGCCGGCGGCTACACCGACATGCTCGCGCAGCGCGGCGAGGATTTGTCGCGGGAAGCGCCGAAGCCGACACCGCCTGCGGAAGAAAAGAAAGAGGCCAAGGCTGCCACGCCCTCCGCGGCGCCGAAGCGTCGGCTGAACTTCAACGAGAAACACGCGCTGGAAACCCTTCCAAAGACGATCGCAAAGTTACACGCCGAGATCGCGAAACAGCAGAAGATGCTTGACGATCCCGACCTCTACGCCAAGGATCGCAAGAAGTTCGATGCGGCCTCCGCGGCGATGGCGAAGGCGCAGGAAGAGCTGGCGGCCGCCGAAGACCGGTGGCTGGAGCTGGAAGTTTTGCGAGAAGAGATAGAGCAGGCTTGA
- a CDS encoding YaiI/YqxD family protein: protein MPELNPTRIYVDADACPVKDEIYRVAGRHGLPVSVVAGNFIRVPQDPLIERIAAGSGMDAADDWIAERAGKGDIVITSDIPLASRCVKTGAEVIAPNGKPFTEASIGMTLAVRNLMTDLRSSGEVTGGPRSFAPRDRSAFLSALDQAIRRIQRQRAQQPAPNQD, encoded by the coding sequence ATGCCTGAATTGAACCCAACCCGCATTTATGTCGATGCCGACGCCTGCCCGGTGAAGGACGAGATCTATCGCGTCGCGGGCCGGCACGGCCTGCCGGTCAGCGTGGTCGCAGGCAATTTCATCCGCGTGCCGCAGGATCCGCTGATCGAGCGCATTGCCGCTGGGTCCGGCATGGATGCCGCCGACGACTGGATCGCCGAGCGCGCCGGCAAAGGTGACATCGTCATCACGTCGGATATCCCGCTCGCCAGCCGCTGCGTGAAAACAGGAGCCGAAGTGATTGCGCCGAACGGCAAGCCGTTCACGGAAGCGTCCATCGGCATGACGCTGGCGGTTCGCAATCTCATGACCGATCTGCGCTCATCCGGCGAAGTGACCGGCGGTCCAAGGTCGTTTGCCCCGCGCGACCGCTCGGCGTTCCTGTCGGCGCTCGACCAGGCCATCCGCCGCATCCAGCGCCAGCGCGCGCAGCAGCCTGCGCCGAACCAGGATTGA
- a CDS encoding xanthine dehydrogenase family protein molybdopterin-binding subunit, which yields MQDHTSAASLDNAIALQKYGVGQPVRRKEDDTLVRGKGKYTDDFTLPGQAYCWMVRSSHAHGIIKGIDAAAAKAMPGVLGIWTGKDLEAAGYSPFTCGLPLKSRDGSPLLQTNRPALATDKVRFVGDPVAFVVAETLAQARDAAEAVELDIAPLPAVTDAAEAAKPGAPQLYDHIPNNVALDYHYGDTAKIDAAFAAAAHVTKLDIVNTRVAVVSMEPRVALAAFDKAAERFTLQVPTQGVSGNKVTLAKILNVPNDKVRVLTANVGGSFGMKNVSYPEYTCILHAAKALGRPVKWTDERSTSFLSDSHGRAQLIHAELALDAEGRFLAVRLQGYGNLGAYITGVAPGPLSLNTGKNLASVYRTPLLGVDIKTVLTNTTLMGAYRGAGRPEANYYMERLIDRAADEMGINRLILRKRNFIKPAQLPFAAASGVTYDSGDFAGVFNKALEISDHANFAKRKKESKKNGKLRGIAVGSYLEVTAPPSGELGKITFEPDGSVKLTTGTLDYGQGHATPFAQVLSAQLGVPFEKITIEQNDSDLVRFGNGTGGSRSITATGQAIVEASALVIAKGKQAAAHLMEASEGDIEFASGRFTIAGTDRSIGIMELAQRVREGRMPEGVPLSLDVDHATKDTPSTFPNGCHVAEVEIDPETGVVQIVRYFAVNDFGTVVNPMIVAGQLHGGVAQGIGQALMEQVSYDSSGQPITGSFMDYALPRAEDIPPMEVGDHPSPAKSNPLGTKGCGEAGCAGSLVCVVNAVVDALSEYGITHIDMPLTPERVWRAIQDAKAKAA from the coding sequence ATGCAAGATCACACGTCGGCCGCCTCCCTGGACAACGCTATCGCACTGCAAAAATACGGGGTGGGGCAGCCTGTGCGCCGCAAGGAAGACGACACGCTGGTTCGCGGCAAGGGCAAATATACCGACGATTTCACCCTGCCCGGCCAAGCCTATTGCTGGATGGTGCGCTCCAGCCATGCCCACGGAATCATCAAGGGCATCGACGCGGCCGCCGCCAAGGCGATGCCGGGCGTGCTTGGCATCTGGACCGGCAAGGATCTCGAAGCGGCCGGCTACAGCCCCTTCACCTGCGGCCTGCCCTTGAAGAGCCGCGACGGCTCGCCGCTATTGCAGACCAACCGTCCGGCGCTGGCGACCGACAAGGTGCGCTTTGTCGGCGATCCCGTAGCCTTTGTGGTCGCGGAAACGCTGGCGCAGGCGCGTGACGCGGCGGAGGCCGTCGAACTCGACATCGCGCCGCTGCCTGCCGTGACCGATGCGGCGGAAGCCGCCAAGCCCGGCGCGCCTCAGCTTTACGATCACATCCCCAACAACGTCGCGCTCGATTATCACTACGGCGATACGGCCAAGATCGACGCTGCGTTTGCCGCGGCTGCGCATGTGACAAAACTCGACATCGTCAACACCCGCGTCGCCGTAGTGTCGATGGAGCCGCGCGTGGCGCTGGCGGCGTTTGACAAGGCGGCCGAACGGTTCACGCTGCAGGTGCCGACGCAGGGCGTCTCCGGCAACAAGGTGACGCTGGCGAAAATCCTCAACGTGCCGAACGACAAGGTTCGCGTCCTGACCGCCAATGTCGGCGGCTCCTTCGGCATGAAGAACGTCAGCTATCCCGAGTATACCTGCATCCTGCACGCGGCGAAGGCGCTGGGCCGCCCGGTGAAGTGGACCGATGAGCGCTCGACCAGCTTCCTCTCCGACAGCCATGGCCGTGCGCAGCTCATTCACGCCGAGCTGGCGCTCGATGCCGAAGGCAGGTTTCTCGCGGTGCGCCTGCAGGGCTACGGCAATCTCGGCGCCTACATCACCGGCGTTGCGCCGGGGCCGCTGTCGCTCAACACCGGCAAGAACCTCGCCAGCGTCTACCGCACGCCGCTGCTCGGCGTTGACATCAAGACGGTGTTGACCAACACCACGCTGATGGGGGCCTATCGCGGCGCCGGCCGGCCCGAGGCCAACTACTACATGGAGCGGCTGATCGACCGCGCCGCCGACGAGATGGGCATCAATCGTCTGATCTTGCGCAAGCGCAACTTCATCAAGCCGGCGCAACTGCCGTTCGCGGCGGCCTCGGGCGTCACCTATGACAGCGGCGATTTCGCAGGCGTCTTCAACAAGGCGCTGGAGATCTCCGATCACGCCAATTTTGCGAAGCGGAAGAAGGAGAGCAAGAAGAATGGCAAGCTGCGCGGCATTGCCGTCGGCTCGTATCTCGAAGTCACCGCGCCGCCGAGCGGCGAACTCGGCAAGATCACCTTCGAGCCCGATGGTTCGGTGAAGCTGACCACCGGTACGCTCGATTACGGCCAGGGCCACGCCACGCCGTTCGCGCAGGTGCTGTCGGCGCAACTCGGCGTTCCCTTCGAGAAAATCACCATCGAGCAGAACGACAGCGATCTCGTCCGCTTCGGCAACGGCACCGGCGGCTCGCGCTCGATCACGGCGACGGGCCAGGCGATCGTGGAGGCTAGCGCACTCGTGATCGCCAAAGGCAAGCAGGCCGCCGCGCATCTGATGGAAGCGTCCGAGGGCGATATCGAGTTTGCCAGTGGCCGCTTCACCATCGCCGGCACCGACCGCTCGATCGGCATCATGGAGCTGGCGCAGCGGGTGCGCGAGGGCAGGATGCCCGAGGGCGTGCCGTTGTCGCTCGACGTCGACCATGCCACCAAGGACACGCCGTCGACCTTCCCCAATGGCTGCCATGTCGCGGAAGTGGAAATCGATCCCGAGACCGGCGTCGTGCAAATCGTGCGCTATTTCGCCGTCAACGATTTCGGCACCGTGGTCAATCCGATGATCGTCGCCGGCCAGTTGCACGGCGGCGTGGCGCAGGGCATCGGCCAGGCGCTGATGGAGCAGGTCAGCTACGATTCCAGCGGCCAGCCGATCACCGGCTCGTTCATGGATTACGCGCTGCCGCGGGCCGAAGACATCCCGCCGATGGAAGTCGGCGACCATCCCTCGCCCGCAAAATCCAATCCGCTGGGCACCAAAGGCTGCGGCGAAGCCGGCTGCGCCGGCAGCCTGGTCTGCGTCGTCAATGCGGTGGTGGATGCGCTGTCGGAGTATGGCATCACCCATATCGACATGCCCTTGACGCCGGAGCGGGTTTGGCGCGCGATCCAGGATGCGAAGGCGAAGGCGGCTTGA
- a CDS encoding Ppx/GppA phosphatase family protein produces the protein MKDDTRLREGLEACASPSGSIAAATANGVYAALDLGTNNCRLLIASPAGDGFRVVDSFSRIIRLGEGISATGSISEAAIDRAIAALSICSDKIRYRKAHRLRLIATEACRAAANVDSFRARVAAETGIRLEVIDRETEATLAVIGCSPLLDTRGRGAILFDIGGGSTELVRIERDPTEQNAPPRIKAWMSIPLGVVTLAEHFGGRDVTAKCYAQMVGEVAQYVAPFAAEHGTDLRDMHMLGTSGTVTTLAGIHLNLVRYDRRRIDGIWMNGSDVTTVIERLLGMSYQERANNNCISVERADLVLAGCAILDAIRDAFPLPRLRVADRGLREGMLVEMMREDGALRAC, from the coding sequence ATGAAGGACGATACGCGGCTGCGCGAAGGTCTTGAGGCCTGCGCTAGCCCGTCAGGGTCGATTGCGGCGGCCACGGCAAACGGTGTCTATGCCGCGCTCGATCTTGGCACCAATAATTGCCGGCTTTTGATCGCCAGTCCGGCCGGCGATGGTTTTCGCGTGGTGGATTCGTTTTCGCGGATCATCCGGCTCGGCGAGGGCATTTCCGCGACCGGTTCCATCAGCGAGGCGGCGATCGACCGCGCCATCGCGGCGCTCAGCATCTGCAGCGACAAGATCCGCTATCGCAAGGCCCACCGCCTGCGGCTGATCGCAACCGAAGCCTGCCGTGCCGCCGCCAATGTCGACAGCTTTCGGGCGCGGGTTGCGGCGGAGACTGGCATCCGGCTCGAGGTGATCGATCGCGAAACCGAAGCGACGCTGGCCGTGATCGGCTGCTCGCCACTGCTCGACACAAGAGGCCGTGGCGCGATCCTGTTCGACATCGGCGGCGGCTCGACCGAATTGGTCCGGATCGAGCGCGATCCCACCGAGCAGAATGCGCCGCCGCGGATCAAGGCGTGGATGTCGATCCCGCTCGGCGTCGTCACTTTGGCCGAGCATTTCGGCGGACGTGACGTTACCGCCAAATGCTATGCGCAGATGGTGGGCGAAGTCGCGCAATATGTGGCGCCGTTCGCGGCCGAGCATGGCACCGATTTGCGCGACATGCATATGCTGGGGACATCCGGTACCGTGACGACGCTCGCCGGCATCCATCTCAACCTGGTGCGCTACGATCGCCGGCGCATCGACGGCATCTGGATGAACGGTTCCGACGTCACGACGGTGATCGAGCGGCTGCTTGGCATGAGCTATCAGGAGCGCGCCAACAATAATTGCATCAGCGTCGAGCGCGCCGATCTGGTGCTGGCCGGCTGCGCCATTCTGGATGCGATCCGCGATGCCTTCCCGCTGCCGCGGCTGCGCGTCGCCGACCGGGGCCTGCGCGAGGGCATGCTGGTCGAGATGATGCGCGAGGACGGCGCTCTTCGCGCGTGCTAG